One region of Arcobacter sp. CECT 8983 genomic DNA includes:
- a CDS encoding EAL domain-containing protein — MIENVSILKNITILYAEDEAALREITLNILKGFTKKQLVAENGAQGLELFKEHESEIDIIITDVNMPIMNGLEMIREIKKINPNIPIIVATAFSNTEYLLEAIDIGVDKYVLKPIDMKKLLQLMSQSLLYHELKDLYVDNLTHLPNRNRLKKDLETSEQGLMAMVNIDKFSTINDLFGETNGDKILIEFADSLKQFFKKEDFRIYRIEADKFLIVSNDFNRDIQELYKLCKEFETYIEEDPVYIDEHEIDLNITIGIAKSENSNAYKYAQRVVSYARRKFEPILIYDDSFNIQESFEENIKWIKKIKNGVKNDNFKGYFQPIVNTQTKEVYKYEALVRYIEEDGTVVSPFKFLDIAKKAKLYPNIIKIMINEAFNLIIKKGKRVAVNISFEDIASENTMSYIYSTIEENKEYANLLEFEILESEEISDFSEVFKFIERVKSYGCNVGVDDFGAGYSNFNMLVNLKISYVKIDGSLIKNIDSSENQKIIVKTITEFAKRFGFATVAEFVSSEEIYKQIKEIGVDYCQGYYFDAPLSFDEIN; from the coding sequence ATGATAGAAAATGTCTCAATCTTAAAAAATATCACAATTCTTTATGCTGAAGATGAAGCAGCACTTAGAGAAATAACACTCAATATCTTAAAAGGCTTTACTAAAAAACAACTTGTTGCAGAAAACGGAGCGCAAGGGTTAGAACTCTTTAAAGAACATGAATCAGAAATAGATATTATTATCACTGATGTTAATATGCCTATTATGAATGGCCTTGAAATGATTAGAGAAATCAAAAAAATAAATCCAAATATTCCAATTATTGTAGCAACAGCTTTTTCAAACACTGAATATTTACTTGAAGCAATTGATATAGGAGTTGACAAATATGTTTTAAAACCTATTGATATGAAAAAACTCTTACAGCTTATGAGTCAATCTCTACTTTATCATGAACTAAAAGATTTATATGTTGATAACTTAACTCATCTTCCAAATAGAAATAGACTAAAAAAAGATCTTGAAACATCAGAACAAGGTCTTATGGCAATGGTAAATATTGATAAGTTTTCAACTATCAATGATTTATTTGGAGAAACAAACGGAGATAAAATTCTTATTGAGTTTGCTGACTCATTAAAGCAATTTTTCAAAAAAGAAGACTTTAGAATATATAGAATTGAAGCAGATAAGTTTTTAATTGTTTCAAATGATTTTAATAGAGATATTCAAGAATTATATAAACTTTGTAAAGAGTTTGAAACCTATATTGAAGAAGACCCTGTTTATATTGATGAACATGAGATTGATTTAAATATCACAATTGGTATTGCAAAAAGTGAAAATTCAAATGCTTATAAATATGCGCAAAGAGTTGTTTCTTATGCTAGAAGAAAGTTTGAACCAATATTAATTTATGATGATTCATTTAATATTCAAGAATCTTTTGAAGAAAATATAAAATGGATTAAAAAAATTAAAAATGGTGTTAAAAATGACAACTTTAAAGGGTATTTTCAACCAATTGTAAATACTCAAACAAAAGAAGTTTACAAATATGAAGCATTAGTAAGATACATAGAAGAAGATGGAACAGTTGTATCTCCATTTAAATTTTTAGATATTGCAAAAAAAGCTAAACTTTATCCAAATATCATCAAAATCATGATTAATGAAGCCTTTAATTTAATTATAAAAAAAGGTAAAAGAGTTGCTGTTAATATTTCATTTGAAGATATTGCTAGTGAAAATACTATGTCTTATATTTACTCTACTATTGAAGAGAATAAAGAGTATGCAAATCTTTTAGAATTTGAGATTTTAGAGTCTGAAGAAATTTCAGATTTCTCTGAAGTATTTAAATTTATTGAGAGAGTAAAATCTTATGGATGTAATGTGGGAGTAGATGACTTTGGAGCAGGATATTCAAACTTTAATATGCTAGTTAATCTAAAAATTTCTTATGTAAAGATAGATGGAAGTTTAATTAAAAATATTGATTCATCTGAAAATCAAAAAATCATTGTAAAAACAATTACAGAATTTGCCAAGAGATTTGGTTTTGCAACAGTTGCAGAGTTTGTTTCTAGTGAAGAGATTTATAAACAAATAAAAGAGATTGGTGTAGATTATTGCCAAGGGTACTACTTTGATGCACCACTTAGCTTTGATGAGATTAATTAA
- a CDS encoding heavy metal translocating P-type ATPase, with protein sequence MSKTKCNHCHLEFDDSVMIKEKDLNFCCKGCQGVYHLLKDDGLDSFYDKLGNKTINPPIEVDDDINRFDTKSFEEMFIHTTEDGFKQIDLIIEGIHCAACVWLNEKVLYDTDGIIGADINFTNNKAKIIWDESTVKLSDIIKKIRSIGYNAYAYDASVADEQAIKSKRDYFIRMMVAVFASMNIMMLSVAKYTGFFTGMDEEVRSYVHLGEFILATPVLFYSGWIFFRGAYYGLKNRILNMDFLVSSGATLTYIYSLFILFGAKGESYFDSVAMIITFVLVGKYLEVIGKKSAVDTLDKIKGTLPLEATIVENGIKKSIPLNSIKVGDIIELRSGEKVCIDGFIISGEGNFDESSLTGESLPIYKRQGEKVFSGTINSDSVIRYEASKTYKDSTLNSIVTLLEDSLSSKPKIEHKANEVSKGFTITILSLSVLTFLVWYFLGIDLGFNYDGTNHFEKSFIVAISVIVIACPCALALATPIASLVGISELAKKGLLFKEAKYIESMAKADTLVMDKTGTITKGELKVKKMRLLDDNIHKLNLLYSVLEASTHPVSISVKKHLEKELSLETKEIFDVKQVEAKGIKAKYKNVDGKLFHLMGGNIELLKDSGINYKFDSNNTVYLFAINRKVIATFELVDEIKEGAKELINDAYSNGLDIIMLTGDNEKVASKVASKVGIKTFVAGINPIQKAEYIKQLKEAGKTVIMAGDGINDSIALAKSDVAIAMGNSSDVTISVSDVVLLNNSLESLLKAFKISRRTYKFIKQNLTLSLVYNAITIPLAMAGFVIPLVAALSMSLSSLLVVANSMRIKQKY encoded by the coding sequence GTGTCTAAAACAAAGTGTAACCACTGCCATTTAGAGTTTGATGACAGTGTAATGATAAAAGAAAAAGATTTAAATTTTTGTTGTAAAGGTTGTCAAGGTGTTTATCATCTTTTAAAAGATGATGGATTAGACTCTTTTTATGACAAACTTGGAAATAAAACTATAAATCCTCCTATTGAAGTTGATGATGATATTAACAGATTTGATACAAAAAGTTTTGAAGAGATGTTTATTCATACAACTGAAGACGGCTTTAAACAAATCGATTTGATTATTGAAGGAATTCATTGTGCTGCATGTGTTTGGTTAAATGAAAAAGTTCTTTATGATACAGATGGGATTATTGGTGCAGATATTAACTTTACAAATAACAAAGCTAAAATAATTTGGGATGAGTCAACTGTTAAACTATCAGATATAATCAAAAAAATAAGAAGTATAGGCTATAACGCATATGCATATGATGCAAGTGTTGCAGATGAACAAGCTATAAAGTCAAAGAGAGATTACTTTATTCGTATGATGGTTGCAGTGTTTGCAAGTATGAATATTATGATGCTTTCTGTTGCAAAATATACAGGCTTTTTTACAGGAATGGATGAAGAAGTAAGAAGTTATGTTCATTTAGGTGAATTTATTCTAGCTACTCCTGTATTGTTTTATTCTGGCTGGATTTTCTTTCGTGGTGCTTATTATGGATTAAAAAACCGCATTTTAAATATGGACTTCTTAGTAAGTTCTGGTGCTACATTAACTTATATTTATTCACTGTTTATTCTTTTTGGAGCAAAAGGCGAAAGCTATTTTGACTCTGTTGCTATGATTATTACCTTTGTATTAGTTGGAAAATATCTAGAAGTCATTGGTAAAAAAAGTGCTGTTGATACTTTAGACAAAATTAAAGGAACACTTCCTTTAGAAGCTACAATTGTAGAAAATGGAATTAAAAAATCAATTCCTTTAAATAGTATCAAAGTAGGGGATATTATTGAATTAAGATCAGGTGAAAAAGTTTGTATTGATGGTTTTATTATTAGTGGAGAAGGAAACTTTGATGAATCTAGTTTAACAGGAGAGTCTTTACCTATTTATAAAAGACAAGGTGAAAAAGTATTTAGTGGAACAATAAATAGTGACAGTGTTATTAGATATGAAGCTAGTAAAACATATAAAGATTCTACTTTAAACTCTATTGTAACTTTATTGGAAGATTCTCTTAGTTCAAAACCAAAAATTGAACATAAGGCTAATGAAGTATCAAAAGGTTTTACAATTACAATTCTTTCTTTATCTGTACTTACTTTCTTAGTTTGGTATTTTTTAGGAATAGATTTAGGTTTTAATTATGATGGAACAAATCATTTTGAAAAATCTTTTATTGTCGCTATTTCTGTTATTGTTATTGCTTGTCCTTGTGCCTTAGCCCTTGCTACTCCAATTGCTAGTTTAGTTGGTATCTCTGAACTTGCTAAAAAAGGTTTACTTTTTAAAGAAGCAAAATATATAGAATCAATGGCAAAAGCAGATACTTTAGTTATGGATAAAACTGGAACTATTACAAAGGGTGAATTAAAAGTAAAAAAAATGAGACTTTTAGATGACAATATTCACAAACTAAATCTTTTATATTCTGTATTAGAAGCTTCAACTCATCCTGTTTCTATCTCTGTTAAGAAACATCTTGAAAAAGAGTTATCTTTAGAAACAAAAGAGATTTTTGATGTAAAACAAGTTGAAGCAAAGGGAATAAAAGCAAAATATAAAAATGTAGATGGAAAACTGTTTCATCTTATGGGTGGAAACATTGAACTTCTAAAAGACAGTGGAATTAATTATAAATTTGATTCAAACAATACTGTATATCTGTTCGCAATAAATAGAAAAGTTATTGCAACTTTTGAATTAGTAGATGAGATAAAAGAGGGTGCAAAAGAGCTTATTAATGATGCTTATTCAAATGGCTTAGATATTATTATGCTCACAGGGGATAATGAAAAAGTAGCCTCAAAAGTGGCATCAAAAGTAGGTATTAAAACTTTTGTAGCTGGAATTAATCCAATACAAAAAGCAGAATATATAAAACAATTAAAAGAAGCAGGAAAAACAGTTATCATGGCTGGAGATGGTATAAATGATTCTATTGCTTTAGCAAAATCAGATGTGGCTATTGCAATGGGTAATTCTTCTGATGTGACTATTTCTGTATCAGATGTTGTTTTATTAAATAACTCTTTAGAAAGTTTATTAAAAGCTTTTAAAATATCTAGAAGAACATATAAGTTTATAAAACAAAATTTAACACTTTCTTTGGTGTATAATGCTATAACTATTCCTTTAGCAATGGCAGGTTTTGTAATACCTTTAGTGGCAGCTTTATCTATGAGTTTAAGTTCACTTCTAGTAGTTGCAAACTCTATGAGAATAAAACAAAAATATTAA
- the ccoS gene encoding cbb3-type cytochrome oxidase assembly protein CcoS, with amino-acid sequence MINDTLLMMLIVGLVVSFAILGVFIWGAKSGQFDDSRKMMDGLLFDGTDDLNDAIKKDEKIKKAKENKKSESQKK; translated from the coding sequence ATGATAAATGACACTTTATTAATGATGTTAATTGTAGGGCTTGTTGTATCCTTCGCAATTTTAGGTGTATTTATTTGGGGTGCAAAAAGTGGTCAATTTGATGACAGTAGAAAAATGATGGATGGTTTATTATTTGATGGAACTGATGATTTGAATGATGCTATTAAAAAAGATGAAAAGATAAAAAAAGCAAAAGAGAATAAAAAAAGTGAATCACAAAAGAAGTGA
- a CDS encoding c-type cytochrome yields MKKIVLGTMIAAASLMAANWAPCAGCHGATAEKSALGKSKVIKGWPVEKTVAALKGYKDGSYGGAMKGVMKGQVARLSDADIEDLAKQIAAF; encoded by the coding sequence ATGAAAAAGATTGTTTTAGGAACAATGATTGCTGCTGCTTCATTAATGGCTGCTAACTGGGCACCATGTGCTGGATGTCATGGGGCTACTGCAGAGAAATCTGCATTAGGAAAATCTAAAGTAATTAAAGGTTGGCCAGTTGAAAAAACTGTTGCTGCACTTAAAGGTTACAAAGATGGTTCTTATGGTGGAGCTATGAAAGGTGTTATGAAAGGTCAAGTTGCAAGACTTTCTGATGCTGATATTGAAGATTTAGCTAAGCAAATCGCTGCATTCTAA
- a CDS encoding pentapeptide repeat-containing protein, whose protein sequence is MKFLDKANISSVIEQVLDLSINTIDKLDFFENDDLYSSIPFGKLAKYIYEKKKDIEDIEEAHNKVLLLAYFFTLIRAIKRYSPKIELKKDDYLKNNTVKFQTKDFSLDNFYSNISSFAENHINSLIINNTKIKNNIINYLKSNIEKEYYILLDSEPILFKSYSKYLNSKMFSIENKENRITKLLSEYANLYNKVVLNDEEGITLNDIYILPEYLIHTSSINTEKIIIDDSTKNFININKILEEKQEFNLHTFLDKIIFKEYDYDYLSSNNRAIFLFGFPGQGKSSFTKRLAYEIVNKDCNSNFFFLTFRNIKNISDLVADPIGTLTKFIKTTYNIEVTELELRNSFLVLDGLDELYMKDNLKLTDIEDLCNNFIDEVSENQNFSFIITSRLNYVNIDKLKRKNPLLIQLEEFNTEQQIEWLTKYKSFYDDCSLSISDIKIINKERYKYKHIKELITQPIILYLIVKSNNNLLSSTSRTDIYEKLFDSLIKRNWEKTGQIKNLQDMNEKKLRKFIKNLAFEIYLTGNGYINKGKLLKSPILKDFYDSLNRENIFDSLKTVMIAFYLDEVKKNNQDVDDEDMNDYAIEFLHKSLQEYMTAEKMYSDIISITDYNKEEEEFYKKEEDVLNIFYALFSENTLSNELIEYLDEIFNKKEDNRNEFLKNRLLNLFDGFLETDFLINITGIKNPLEKSANTFLGFWSILKILENEENFITNDFRKNKVLTYMKILSSDKIFLDFSYQDFSDTDFENIILQNVSLHGVNLKDANLLNVYMGDVDIDEFIDSRIQNALSFYQKEDMGYGIFYNSYMRDSNFEYADLNYSNFQNTYMNNVDFRNSKFKNSDFTGADLTDAKFDETFVDYIIKKHPK, encoded by the coding sequence ATGAAGTTTTTAGATAAAGCAAATATATCATCAGTTATTGAGCAAGTTCTTGATTTAAGTATAAATACAATTGATAAATTAGATTTTTTTGAAAATGACGATTTATATTCTTCAATTCCTTTTGGGAAACTTGCAAAATATATATATGAGAAAAAAAAAGATATTGAAGATATTGAAGAAGCACATAATAAAGTTTTATTATTAGCTTACTTTTTTACTTTGATAAGAGCTATAAAAAGATATTCTCCTAAAATTGAGTTAAAAAAAGATGATTATCTAAAAAATAATACAGTTAAGTTTCAAACAAAAGATTTTAGTTTAGATAATTTTTATTCAAATATTTCAAGTTTTGCTGAAAACCATATAAATAGTTTAATAATTAATAATACTAAAATTAAGAATAATATAATTAATTATCTAAAAAGTAATATTGAAAAAGAGTATTATATTTTATTAGATAGTGAACCTATTCTATTTAAATCATATAGTAAATACTTAAATTCAAAAATGTTTTCTATTGAAAATAAAGAAAACAGAATTACAAAACTATTAAGTGAATATGCCAATTTATATAATAAAGTAGTGTTAAATGATGAAGAAGGAATAACCTTAAATGATATCTATATTTTGCCTGAATATTTAATTCATACATCAAGTATAAATACAGAAAAAATTATTATTGATGATTCAACTAAAAACTTTATAAATATAAATAAAATCTTGGAAGAAAAACAAGAGTTTAATTTACACACTTTTCTTGATAAAATAATTTTCAAAGAGTATGACTATGATTATTTATCAAGTAATAACAGAGCCATATTTTTATTTGGATTCCCTGGACAAGGTAAAAGTTCATTTACGAAAAGATTAGCATATGAGATAGTCAATAAAGATTGTAATTCAAATTTTTTCTTTTTAACTTTTAGAAATATAAAAAATATCTCTGATTTAGTAGCAGACCCTATTGGAACACTTACAAAGTTTATTAAGACTACTTACAATATTGAAGTAACCGAACTTGAACTTAGAAACTCTTTTTTAGTGTTAGATGGGCTAGATGAATTATATATGAAAGATAATCTAAAACTAACAGATATCGAAGATTTATGTAATAATTTTATTGATGAAGTTTCAGAAAATCAAAATTTTTCATTTATAATTACTTCACGATTAAATTATGTAAATATAGACAAATTAAAGAGAAAAAATCCTTTATTAATTCAGCTTGAAGAGTTTAACACTGAACAACAAATTGAATGGTTAACAAAATATAAAAGTTTTTATGATGATTGTTCTTTATCAATATCAGATATTAAGATAATAAATAAAGAAAGATATAAATATAAGCATATAAAAGAATTAATTACTCAACCTATAATATTATATTTGATTGTAAAAAGTAATAATAACTTATTATCATCTACAAGTAGAACGGATATTTATGAAAAATTGTTTGATTCCTTAATTAAAAGAAATTGGGAAAAAACAGGTCAAATTAAGAACCTTCAAGATATGAATGAAAAAAAGTTAAGAAAATTTATAAAAAATTTAGCTTTTGAGATTTATTTAACAGGAAATGGTTATATTAATAAAGGAAAACTGCTAAAATCCCCAATATTAAAAGATTTTTATGATTCATTAAATAGAGAAAATATTTTTGACTCTTTAAAAACAGTTATGATTGCTTTTTATTTGGATGAAGTAAAAAAGAATAATCAAGATGTAGATGATGAAGATATGAATGATTATGCTATTGAGTTTTTACATAAATCATTACAAGAGTATATGACAGCAGAAAAAATGTATTCTGATATTATATCAATTACAGATTATAATAAAGAAGAGGAAGAATTTTATAAAAAGGAAGAAGATGTATTAAATATTTTCTATGCTCTTTTTTCTGAAAATACATTGTCTAATGAATTAATTGAATATTTAGATGAAATTTTTAATAAAAAAGAAGATAACCGAAATGAATTTTTAAAAAATAGATTATTAAATTTATTTGATGGATTCCTGGAAACAGATTTCCTTATTAATATAACAGGAATTAAAAATCCTTTAGAAAAAAGTGCAAATACATTCTTAGGTTTTTGGTCAATTTTAAAAATATTAGAAAATGAAGAAAATTTTATTACAAACGATTTTAGAAAAAATAAAGTATTAACATATATGAAAATACTTAGCAGTGATAAAATATTTTTAGACTTTTCATATCAAGATTTTTCAGATACTGATTTTGAAAATATAATTTTACAAAATGTATCTTTACATGGTGTAAATTTAAAAGATGCAAACTTGTTAAATGTTTATATGGGTGATGTGGATATAGATGAATTTATCGACAGCCGAATTCAAAATGCTCTTTCTTTTTATCAAAAAGAAGATATGGGTTACGGAATATTTTATAATTCATATATGAGAGATTCAAATTTTGAATATGCAGATTTAAATTATTCTAATTTTCAAAACACTTATATGAACAATGTAGATTTTAGAAATTCAAAATTTAAGAATTCAGATTTTACTGGTGCAGATTTAACAGATGCTAAATTCGATGAAACATTTGTCGATTACATTATAAAAAAACATCCTAAATAA
- a CDS encoding rhomboid family intramembrane serine protease, with protein MFRTRSNFTLTNITIGITILMYLVQTNISYGGLYLGLNMYFIESGFYWQPLTTMFAHGGLGHLAMNMFVLYQFGNAIEMYRGKKEFVLAYFIAGLATSILSFLYIYYLDNFVNLVGASGAICALMGYIAYVDRFQRKAIVTWVLIISVAPILIGLPIAWYSHFIGLGIGFLLAAIRK; from the coding sequence ATGTTCAGAACTAGATCTAATTTTACACTAACAAATATCACTATTGGAATAACTATCTTAATGTACCTTGTACAAACAAATATAAGTTATGGAGGTCTATATTTAGGTCTTAATATGTACTTTATAGAAAGTGGTTTTTATTGGCAACCACTAACAACTATGTTTGCCCATGGTGGATTAGGTCACTTAGCTATGAATATGTTTGTTTTATATCAATTTGGGAATGCCATTGAGATGTATAGAGGGAAAAAAGAGTTTGTACTTGCATACTTTATAGCTGGACTCGCAACTTCAATTCTTAGTTTTTTATATATTTACTACTTAGATAATTTTGTAAATTTAGTTGGGGCTTCTGGTGCTATTTGTGCACTAATGGGATATATTGCTTATGTTGATAGATTTCAAAGGAAAGCCATTGTTACTTGGGTTTTAATAATTTCAGTTGCACCTATTCTTATTGGACTTCCAATTGCTTGGTATTCACACTTTATTGGTTTAGGTATTGGATTTTTATTAGCAGCTATTAGAAAATAA
- the lon gene encoding endopeptidase La: protein MELENYDSFPQEIPLIVEDEVFLYPFMIAPLFLGSEENLKAVEHSIEHNKLVIVAVSKPGHEGKRDKDSFYDVGVIGNIMRKVSLPDGKIKVLFQGLAKGKITSFNEESSEFAFVDKLEDQEYSQESIDSIIDVLREQVKKLSAVNSKFPADLIKTIEENNDPTRIADLISSVLKVKKDEAYKLFAETNLEQRLLNIIETIKKEIESLKIQKEITQKVNSKIEKTHKDYFLKEQIKAIQKELGADNQKDSEIRAYKKKLKKLKAHMPKDGYKETKKQIDKLSRMHQDSPDSALLQTYIENVLEIPFGTYAHNDISVKSVEEQLDNDHYSLDKPKERISEYFAVKEMLERRNIENLKSKGTVLCFVGPPGVGKTSLANSISQALQRPLVRVALGGMEDVNELRGHRRTYVGAMPGRIVKGLCDAKTMNPVVVLDEIDKLGANHRGDPTAVMLEVLDPEQNNEFRDLYLNFAIDLSQCIFVATANDARRIPPALRDRMEFIEISSYTPNEKYHIAKDYLIPQELEKHGLKKSEISLSKTTIETIISKYTREAGVRNLRRVFAKLFRKVVKILLKDEKTKKVSITTKNLAEFLENPIFEIDPAEKKNSVGVTNGLAWTAVGGDVLKTEAVKLKGKGILSVTGNMGDVMKESSRISFSVVKLLIDNKRLKIDQELIPKTAKEIEDKIKLDPSEIYKRFDIHLHIPEGATPKDGPSAGITMATTIASILSNKEVKSDLAMTGELTLTGKVLPIGGLKEKLIAAHKAKMKLALIPRKNFQRDLDDIPLEVKENMEIKAVDTIEDVLKEALI from the coding sequence ATGGAATTAGAGAATTATGATTCTTTTCCTCAAGAAATACCTTTAATAGTTGAAGATGAAGTATTTTTATACCCATTTATGATTGCTCCATTGTTTTTAGGAAGCGAAGAGAACTTAAAAGCAGTAGAGCATTCTATTGAGCATAATAAATTAGTAATCGTAGCTGTTAGTAAACCAGGTCACGAAGGGAAAAGAGATAAAGATAGCTTTTATGATGTAGGAGTTATCGGTAATATTATGAGAAAAGTATCTTTACCAGATGGAAAAATTAAAGTTCTTTTCCAAGGTTTAGCAAAAGGAAAAATCACTAGCTTTAACGAAGAAAGTTCAGAATTTGCTTTTGTTGATAAATTAGAAGATCAAGAATATTCACAAGAAAGTATTGATTCTATTATTGATGTTTTAAGAGAGCAAGTTAAAAAGCTTTCAGCTGTTAACTCTAAATTTCCAGCAGACTTAATTAAAACAATCGAAGAAAATAATGATCCTACAAGAATTGCTGATTTAATCTCTTCTGTTTTAAAAGTAAAAAAAGATGAAGCTTATAAACTATTTGCTGAAACAAATTTGGAGCAAAGACTTTTAAATATTATTGAAACTATCAAAAAAGAGATTGAGAGTTTAAAAATTCAAAAAGAGATTACTCAAAAAGTAAACTCTAAAATTGAAAAAACACATAAAGACTATTTCTTAAAAGAACAAATCAAAGCTATTCAAAAAGAGCTTGGGGCAGATAATCAAAAAGATTCAGAGATTAGAGCTTATAAGAAAAAACTTAAAAAACTTAAAGCTCACATGCCAAAAGATGGTTATAAAGAGACTAAAAAACAAATTGATAAATTAAGTAGAATGCACCAAGATTCACCAGATAGTGCCCTACTTCAAACTTATATAGAAAATGTTTTAGAAATTCCTTTTGGAACCTATGCACACAATGATATCTCTGTAAAAAGTGTAGAAGAGCAGTTAGATAATGACCACTACTCTTTAGACAAACCAAAAGAAAGAATCTCTGAATACTTTGCAGTAAAAGAGATGCTTGAGAGAAGAAATATTGAAAATCTTAAGTCAAAAGGTACTGTTCTTTGTTTTGTAGGACCTCCTGGTGTTGGTAAAACTTCACTTGCAAACTCTATTTCACAAGCACTTCAAAGACCACTTGTAAGAGTAGCTTTAGGTGGAATGGAAGATGTAAATGAATTAAGAGGTCATAGAAGAACTTATGTTGGAGCAATGCCAGGAAGAATAGTAAAAGGTCTATGTGATGCTAAAACTATGAATCCAGTTGTTGTTTTAGATGAGATTGATAAGCTTGGAGCAAACCATAGAGGTGATCCAACAGCTGTTATGCTTGAAGTTTTAGACCCAGAACAAAACAATGAGTTTAGAGACCTTTATTTAAATTTTGCAATTGATTTATCACAATGTATCTTTGTAGCAACTGCAAATGATGCAAGAAGAATTCCTCCTGCTTTAAGAGATAGAATGGAGTTTATTGAGATTTCTTCATATACACCAAATGAAAAATATCATATTGCAAAAGACTATTTAATTCCTCAAGAATTAGAAAAACATGGTCTTAAAAAAAGTGAAATATCTTTATCAAAAACAACTATAGAAACTATTATTTCTAAATATACTAGAGAAGCTGGTGTTAGAAATCTTAGACGTGTATTTGCAAAACTATTTAGAAAAGTAGTTAAAATATTACTTAAAGATGAAAAAACAAAAAAAGTTTCTATTACAACTAAAAACTTAGCTGAGTTTTTAGAAAACCCTATTTTTGAAATTGACCCAGCTGAGAAGAAAAACTCAGTAGGAGTTACAAATGGTTTAGCTTGGACTGCTGTTGGTGGAGATGTTTTAAAAACTGAGGCTGTAAAACTTAAAGGAAAAGGTATTTTAAGTGTTACTGGAAATATGGGTGATGTAATGAAAGAGTCATCTAGAATTTCTTTCTCAGTTGTAAAACTTTTAATTGATAATAAAAGATTAAAAATAGACCAAGAGCTTATTCCAAAAACAGCTAAAGAAATAGAAGATAAAATAAAATTAGACCCAAGTGAAATTTACAAAAGATTTGATATTCACTTACATATTCCAGAAGGTGCTACTCCAAAAGATGGACCAAGTGCTGGTATTACAATGGCTACAACTATTGCTTCTATTTTAAGTAATAAAGAAGTTAAATCAGATCTTGCTATGACAGGGGAGCTAACTTTAACTGGAAAAGTTTTACCAATTGGTGGTTTAAAAGAGAAGCTAATTGCAGCACATAAAGCAAAGATGAAACTTGCATTAATTCCTAGAAAAAACTTCCAAAGGGACTTAGATGATATTCCTTTAGAAGTAAAAGAGAATATGGAAATTAAAGCAGTAGATACTATAGAAGATGTTTTAAAAGAAGCATTAATCTAA
- a CDS encoding outer membrane protein assembly factor BamD, with product MINNLKFKNFVLIIGLGFVLTACSQKSDRVQEYDKPALYWYNDMLKQISTGYLEEADDVYTSLESEHRNSPLIPTALLILANAHIDNEEYQLANFYLDEYIKRFALSKNVDYVRYLKIKANFLGFSNELRDQQLIEDTIKEIEEYRNLFSNSKYMPLVNTMSARLYMAKASLDKEIADLYRRIDKPKAAEYYNKKVKESWVDEKEIEPVETPFYKYPFEKNIF from the coding sequence ATGATTAACAATTTAAAGTTCAAAAATTTTGTATTAATTATTGGTTTAGGTTTTGTATTAACAGCTTGTTCTCAAAAATCTGATAGAGTACAAGAGTATGATAAGCCAGCACTTTACTGGTACAACGATATGCTTAAACAAATCTCTACAGGATATTTAGAAGAAGCTGATGATGTATATACTTCATTGGAGAGTGAACATAGAAATTCACCATTAATACCAACTGCACTTTTAATTTTAGCAAATGCACATATTGACAATGAAGAGTATCAACTTGCAAATTTTTATTTAGATGAATATATTAAAAGGTTTGCATTAAGTAAAAATGTTGACTATGTTAGATACTTAAAAATCAAAGCTAACTTCTTAGGTTTCTCAAATGAATTAAGAGATCAACAACTTATTGAAGATACAATTAAAGAGATTGAAGAGTATAGAAATTTATTCTCAAACTCTAAATATATGCCTTTAGTAAATACTATGAGTGCAAGACTATATATGGCAAAAGCTTCTTTAGATAAAGAGATTGCAGATTTATATAGAAGAATAGATAAGCCAAAAGCGGCTGAATACTATAACAAAAAAGTAAAAGAGTCTTGGGTTGATGAAAAAGAAATTGAACCAGTAGAGACACCTTTTTACAAATATCCATTTGAAAAAAACATATTTTAA